In Rhodospirillum rubrum ATCC 11170, a genomic segment contains:
- a CDS encoding aspartate aminotransferase family protein, which yields MSDALLPVFSPASVLFDHGEGAWLVAANGERYLDFGAGIAVNALGYSHPHLVGALERQGRKLWHLSNVYRISEAERLAERLTAACFADVAFFANSGAEANECAIKIARRHHHAHGRPERWRIITFDGAFHGRTLATMAAGGNRKYLDGFGPPVDGFDQCPLEDIEAVRARVGPRTAALMIEPIQGESGIRPVSHGFLRQLRELCDERGLLLIFDEIQCGMARTGHLFAHQEAGVVPDIMSLAKGLGGGFPIGACLATRGAAFGMRPGAHGSTFGGNPLAGAVANAVLDIVMDDGVLAEIRRKSALLRGLPCRP from the coding sequence ATGAGCGATGCGCTTCTTCCGGTGTTTTCGCCGGCATCCGTTCTGTTCGACCATGGCGAAGGGGCTTGGTTGGTCGCGGCCAATGGCGAGCGCTATCTTGATTTCGGCGCGGGCATCGCGGTTAACGCCCTGGGCTATTCCCATCCGCATCTGGTCGGGGCGTTGGAACGGCAAGGCCGCAAGCTTTGGCATCTGTCCAATGTCTATCGGATTTCCGAAGCGGAGAGACTGGCCGAGCGCCTGACGGCCGCCTGCTTCGCCGACGTCGCATTCTTTGCGAACTCCGGGGCCGAAGCCAATGAATGCGCGATCAAGATCGCCCGGCGCCACCATCACGCCCATGGCCGTCCCGAGCGCTGGCGCATCATCACCTTTGACGGCGCGTTTCACGGGCGAACGCTGGCAACGATGGCCGCTGGCGGCAACCGGAAATATCTCGATGGCTTTGGCCCCCCGGTCGATGGCTTCGACCAATGCCCGCTTGAAGACATCGAGGCGGTCCGCGCCCGCGTCGGCCCACGGACCGCCGCCCTTATGATCGAACCCATTCAGGGGGAAAGCGGCATTCGGCCGGTGAGCCACGGCTTCTTGCGCCAGCTTCGCGAGCTTTGCGACGAACGCGGTCTTTTGCTGATCTTCGATGAAATACAGTGCGGCATGGCCCGCACCGGCCATCTCTTCGCCCATCAGGAAGCCGGCGTCGTCCCCGATATCATGAGTCTGGCCAAGGGGCTCGGCGGCGGCTTCCCGATCGGCGCCTGCCTTGCCACCCGCGGCGCGGCATTCGGCATGAGGCCCGGCGCGCACGGCTCGACTTTTGGCGGAAATCCGCTTGCCGGAGCCGTCGCCAATGCGGTGCTCGACATCGTGATGGACGATGGGGTGCTCGCGGAAATCCGCCGCAAGAGCGCTTTGCTGCGCGGGCTGCCATGCCGGCCTTGA
- a CDS encoding lytic transglycosylase domain-containing protein — translation MHTLRFAFPFLLSGLSLTAALPVVAQIPTAAPITEAARRFGLSADLIRAVLRLESGGDPQARSPKGALGLMQIMPETWTDLRRRHALGDDPFDPRDSILAGAAYLRELLDHYGSPGFLAA, via the coding sequence GTGCATACCCTCCGCTTCGCCTTTCCCTTCCTCCTTTCCGGCCTGTCCCTGACAGCCGCGTTACCGGTGGTCGCCCAGATTCCAACTGCCGCGCCGATCACCGAAGCGGCGCGGCGCTTCGGCCTTTCCGCAGACCTGATTCGCGCCGTTCTCCGGTTGGAAAGTGGCGGCGATCCGCAAGCCCGCTCGCCCAAGGGAGCCCTGGGCCTGATGCAGATCATGCCCGAAACCTGGACCGATCTGCGCCGCCGCCATGCGCTGGGCGACGACCCGTTCGATCCCCGTGACAGCATTCTGGCCGGTGCGGCCTACCTGCGCGAGTTGCTCGACCACTACGGTTCACCCGGCTTCCTCGCCGCCTAA
- the cas2 gene encoding CRISPR-associated endonuclease Cas2, with translation MGTRRSNAEHAYVVAYDIADPKRWRQVFKTMKGYGQWVQLSVFQCRLDGGRRIAMASILESLIDRETDHVLMLDLGPAEDVDLAVESLGKAFETLERQAMII, from the coding sequence ATGGGCACCCGCCGCTCCAACGCCGAACACGCCTATGTGGTCGCTTACGATATCGCCGATCCGAAGCGTTGGCGCCAGGTCTTCAAGACCATGAAGGGCTATGGCCAATGGGTGCAGCTTTCGGTCTTTCAATGTCGCCTGGATGGAGGACGCCGCATCGCCATGGCCTCGATCCTCGAAAGCCTGATCGATCGTGAAACCGACCACGTTCTGATGCTAGACCTTGGGCCGGCCGAGGATGTGGATCTCGCCGTGGAAAGCCTGGGCAAGGCCTTTGAGACGCTTGAGCGCCAAGCGATGATCATTTGA
- the cas4g/cas1g gene encoding CRISPR-associated endonuclease Cas4g/Cas1g, producing MAPSDTPPSAEDLPSQGELALFAPPATAEDALVPASMVNAWIYCPRLAVLEWGRGEKARSVDLIAGLRAHQATESGPTPALPDPMVLREDQSLKTRRLSLSSERLGLTAELDLLDVEEGMVIPVEIKVGKRPSVDEGAYLPERAQVCAQALLLREAGYTCLEGALWFAESRERVTVDLTEALVTATLVATSDLRLTVASGRLPPPLDHSAKCPRCSLLPICLPDEIAWFRKGSIARTPPPPASPALPLYGQTPGARIGKKDYTLVIQVEGEADRSLALDEISEVVLAGPVSLTTPAIHELLRREIPVAWMSSGFWFLGSTGGQGPRSAAVRTAQYALAGDERRRQAFARDLVSAKIRNGRTLLRRNWRGAEAERQIALDRLARLAERATTAETTACLLGIEGEAAAVYFRAFPQLFTQAVTTLPAFAFERRNRRPPADPVNACLSLCYAVLTRTLSSALSIAGLDPWKGFYHTERPGRPALALDLIESFRPVLADSTVLMVLNNGEIGTNDFLYAGGGCALKPNARRGLIAAYERRLDQETTHPVFGYQLSMRRLIQVQARLLARFVSGDIPRYPHYCPR from the coding sequence ATGGCCCCCTCCGACACACCGCCTTCCGCGGAAGATCTCCCCTCCCAGGGCGAATTGGCCCTGTTCGCCCCACCGGCGACCGCCGAGGATGCCCTGGTGCCCGCCAGCATGGTCAACGCCTGGATCTATTGTCCCCGGCTGGCTGTTTTGGAATGGGGGCGTGGCGAAAAGGCCCGCAGTGTGGATCTCATCGCCGGCCTGCGCGCCCATCAAGCCACGGAAAGCGGCCCGACTCCCGCCCTCCCCGATCCCATGGTCCTGCGAGAAGACCAAAGCCTGAAAACCCGCAGATTATCGCTGTCTTCGGAGCGCCTTGGGCTGACGGCCGAGCTTGATCTTCTCGATGTCGAAGAGGGGATGGTGATCCCGGTCGAGATCAAGGTCGGCAAACGCCCCTCCGTCGACGAGGGGGCTTATCTGCCCGAACGCGCCCAGGTTTGCGCCCAGGCCCTTTTGCTCCGCGAGGCGGGCTACACCTGCCTTGAAGGAGCGCTGTGGTTCGCCGAAAGCCGCGAGCGTGTAACGGTGGATCTGACCGAGGCGTTGGTCACCGCCACCCTGGTCGCCACATCGGATCTGCGCTTGACCGTGGCCAGCGGCCGGCTGCCGCCGCCTTTGGATCATTCGGCCAAATGCCCCCGCTGTTCGCTTTTGCCGATCTGCCTGCCCGATGAAATCGCTTGGTTCCGCAAGGGATCGATCGCGCGAACCCCTCCGCCCCCGGCTTCTCCGGCCTTGCCACTTTACGGACAGACCCCCGGGGCCCGCATCGGCAAGAAAGACTATACGCTTGTCATCCAGGTCGAGGGCGAGGCCGACCGCAGCTTGGCGCTCGACGAGATATCGGAGGTGGTTCTGGCCGGCCCGGTGTCTCTGACCACACCGGCCATTCATGAATTGCTGCGTCGCGAGATCCCCGTGGCCTGGATGTCCTCGGGCTTTTGGTTCCTGGGATCCACCGGCGGCCAGGGCCCCAGAAGCGCCGCGGTTCGTACGGCCCAATACGCCCTTGCCGGTGACGAAAGGCGACGCCAAGCCTTCGCCCGCGATCTGGTTTCGGCGAAAATCCGCAATGGCCGGACCTTGTTGCGCCGCAACTGGCGGGGAGCGGAAGCCGAGCGCCAGATCGCGTTGGACCGCTTGGCCCGCCTTGCCGAGCGGGCGACCACGGCCGAAACCACCGCCTGTTTATTGGGGATCGAGGGGGAAGCCGCTGCGGTCTATTTCCGCGCCTTCCCACAGCTTTTCACCCAGGCCGTAACCACCCTTCCGGCCTTTGCCTTCGAGCGCCGCAACCGTCGCCCGCCGGCCGATCCGGTAAACGCCTGCCTGTCGCTGTGCTACGCCGTGCTCACCCGCACCTTATCGTCGGCGTTGAGCATCGCCGGCCTTGATCCGTGGAAGGGCTTCTATCACACCGAGCGCCCCGGTCGCCCGGCCCTCGCCCTTGATCTGATCGAATCCTTTCGCCCCGTTCTGGCCGATTCCACCGTCTTGATGGTTTTAAACAATGGCGAGATCGGCACCAATGATTTCCTGTACGCTGGCGGCGGCTGCGCTTTGAAGCCAAACGCCCGACGCGGCCTGATCGCGGCCTATGAACGCCGATTGGACCAGGAAACCACCCACCCGGTCTTTGGGTATCAGCTTTCCATGCGGCGCCTGATTCAGGTGCAGGCCCGCTTGCTCGCCCGCTTCGTCTCTGGCGATATTCCCCGCTACCCTCATTATTGTCCTCGTTAG
- a CDS encoding TIGR03986 family type III CRISPR-associated RAMP protein — MPGEFLNTYHFVPVRDGGPTLGPTHDLENVRVALANDRAGAKEWDIWSHDRWHDGHLSGRITCTLTTEDPLVIGAEQKRGENGETCTIVAPYLLDGKPAIPPTTLKGMLSALIEAATNSAMRVLDDRALSVRQDMNKALSAIGMVMRKPGVAQTESEGWDLIPLTLPTIKLKPGAGYPESPPPSFPIPHSFLTLMKTLRWKPAQKVFVGTLTWPKAPPGTNRQEPPTPDEDFKFMMRAGTYSSAAPATYLMDITPLPLTPDGKAITYKPLVTRVKQLQTPGKPEFLIGQKSRNSKLSRPILESDVPEEQRQTMTRGILRVMHHDDRVNDLPHTRKHEVFIPLPQDLECAPRLPIPSAVVRLFHALADERTQTQSGGRDQSEWGALPFHPVGTRRAESPAPFGNALRLKEGDLVFFDLKTGTDKQLEVAAISFSSIWRQSKESVYDYVPKDAQPLTSNRSSLSPTELMFGVVEVRPEDTAGTDGSNTIALKGRVRCGPARCERGQDAFMTPDPSVRLKILASPKPPSPALYFRPKGVKDGFIAKTDLASANHEIRGRKMYLHPTAQALGVKAVEQSKSRTPENDPSNNQRNMVRPVKPGVTFTFSIDFDDLPTECLDLLLFACRPTKDFRHRLGMGKALGLGRVRVDVTEVSVIDRGRRYRVDDPFTTKRAHRLWSDGVGDADLDPAQAARRVVDKMDDVILAHLLGIGEPRHIGDRPVHPPYTDDQQAAFLKRLSGAEEKTYAWFVEVYTRGPANQKFLQDIRLTRSPPGTDDPVATIEMLSLPTTGATLPRKGSRADRPPPPSPKPAGPAKPAGPEIRGTVKHYDPIKGRGYIIPDGKGSDILIEKAVLKACGMGRLKKNDRVVVITKDQGGKPVAIDVRR, encoded by the coding sequence ATGCCCGGCGAATTCCTGAATACCTATCATTTCGTCCCGGTACGGGATGGCGGCCCAACCCTCGGCCCAACCCATGACTTGGAGAACGTGCGCGTGGCGCTGGCCAACGACAGGGCGGGAGCCAAGGAATGGGATATCTGGAGCCATGACCGCTGGCACGACGGGCATCTGTCTGGACGCATCACCTGCACCTTGACCACCGAAGATCCGCTGGTCATCGGCGCCGAACAGAAAAGGGGGGAGAATGGCGAGACCTGCACGATCGTCGCGCCCTATCTGCTGGACGGCAAGCCGGCCATCCCCCCCACCACTCTCAAGGGGATGCTGTCGGCGCTGATCGAGGCCGCGACGAATTCGGCGATGCGGGTGCTCGATGATCGGGCGCTGTCGGTGCGCCAGGATATGAACAAGGCGTTATCGGCTATCGGCATGGTGATGCGCAAACCGGGGGTGGCACAAACCGAGAGCGAAGGATGGGATTTGATCCCGCTGACTCTGCCGACGATAAAGCTAAAGCCGGGGGCAGGATACCCGGAATCCCCGCCGCCTTCTTTTCCAATCCCGCACAGCTTTCTTACGCTTATGAAGACGTTGCGCTGGAAGCCGGCACAGAAGGTTTTTGTCGGAACTCTGACGTGGCCAAAAGCTCCGCCGGGCACAAATCGGCAAGAGCCCCCAACTCCAGATGAAGATTTCAAATTTATGATGAGGGCGGGAACCTACTCGTCCGCAGCGCCCGCAACATATCTGATGGACATAACGCCGCTGCCCCTGACCCCGGATGGCAAGGCCATCACCTATAAGCCGTTGGTCACCCGCGTGAAACAGCTCCAAACCCCTGGAAAACCCGAATTCTTGATCGGGCAGAAATCCAGGAATTCGAAGCTGTCGCGGCCGATTCTCGAGAGCGACGTCCCCGAGGAGCAGCGCCAGACCATGACACGCGGTATTCTGCGGGTCATGCACCATGACGACCGCGTCAATGACTTACCCCATACGCGCAAGCATGAAGTGTTTATCCCTCTGCCTCAGGATCTCGAATGCGCTCCTCGTCTGCCTATCCCATCGGCCGTTGTCCGCCTGTTCCATGCCCTGGCCGACGAGCGCACACAAACCCAATCGGGCGGCAGAGACCAGAGTGAATGGGGGGCCTTGCCCTTCCACCCAGTCGGAACCCGCCGTGCCGAGTCCCCCGCCCCGTTTGGCAATGCCCTGCGGCTGAAAGAGGGAGACCTCGTGTTTTTCGATCTCAAGACGGGAACGGATAAACAGCTTGAGGTGGCGGCGATCTCCTTTTCCTCAATCTGGCGCCAGTCCAAAGAGAGCGTTTACGACTACGTGCCGAAGGATGCGCAGCCGCTGACTTCAAACCGGTCCAGCCTGTCGCCGACCGAATTGATGTTTGGCGTTGTCGAGGTGCGGCCCGAGGATACGGCGGGAACGGATGGATCGAATACCATTGCCCTGAAAGGCCGCGTGCGCTGCGGCCCGGCGCGGTGTGAGCGGGGGCAAGACGCCTTCATGACACCCGACCCCTCGGTGCGTCTTAAGATCCTGGCCTCGCCAAAGCCACCCTCCCCGGCGCTCTATTTCCGCCCGAAAGGAGTGAAAGACGGCTTCATTGCCAAGACCGATTTAGCATCGGCCAATCACGAGATCCGCGGCCGTAAGATGTATCTTCACCCCACCGCCCAGGCGCTGGGGGTGAAGGCTGTGGAACAATCCAAGTCTCGAACCCCTGAAAACGACCCATCCAACAATCAGCGCAACATGGTCCGCCCCGTCAAACCGGGCGTGACCTTCACCTTTTCCATAGACTTCGATGATCTGCCCACAGAGTGCCTGGACCTGCTGCTTTTCGCCTGCCGTCCGACCAAGGACTTCCGGCACAGGCTGGGGATGGGCAAGGCCCTTGGCCTGGGCCGGGTCCGCGTGGACGTGACAGAGGTCAGCGTCATCGACCGGGGGCGGCGCTATCGCGTGGACGATCCGTTTACCACCAAGCGCGCCCATCGGCTCTGGTCGGACGGGGTCGGTGATGCCGATTTGGACCCGGCGCAGGCCGCGCGGCGGGTGGTGGATAAGATGGACGACGTTATCCTGGCGCATCTGCTGGGCATCGGCGAACCCCGCCACATCGGCGATCGCCCGGTCCATCCGCCCTATACGGACGACCAGCAAGCAGCCTTCCTGAAGCGCCTGTCGGGAGCGGAGGAAAAGACCTACGCGTGGTTCGTCGAGGTCTATACGCGCGGTCCCGCAAACCAGAAGTTCCTCCAGGACATTCGCCTAACCCGCTCCCCCCCGGGAACGGACGATCCCGTAGCGACGATCGAGATGCTGTCCCTTCCAACGACGGGGGCGACCTTGCCTCGAAAAGGGTCCAGGGCCGACCGACCGCCGCCACCTTCCCCGAAACCCGCCGGACCCGCCAAACCCGCCGGACCCGAGATTAGGGGCACAGTGAAGCACTATGACCCTATAAAGGGGCGCGGTTACATCATTCCCGATGGGAAAGGGAGCGATATCCTCATCGAAAAAGCCGTTCTCAAAGCCTGCGGCATGGGACGTTTGAAGAAGAACGACCGGGTTGTCGTCATAACCAAGGATCAGGGCGGAAAGCCGGTAGCGATAGACGTGCGACGTTAG
- a CDS encoding RAMP superfamily CRISPR-associated protein — MSASLQTADRVRRWRIEGELTTRTPLHMGSGSFEARQELRRAPQTDDIAKAKAVLLDSDQRPCLTGSGLKGAMLAWANAYLPDPERDRLLFGCEPDGDGKGQGGRLEFQTAFLSQNKENTSPSSSPTPFWMSDRRTDVDTGVRINRASGTALDKHLFYKEVVAPGTAFRMVLDLDLPACCTDKGHALVNRVLALLEAFNLSDDDRVPPLTLGAMTGRGHGRFAWRLTNLSRVTDASARTWIDKGAPGTWAAALTPVPDKGPWQTTAKATLEVVQSPATLVCEVTLTFDHRFLISEPARVVTEDEARTRSGKTRTAGIMPKVDGKGNAVLPTASIKGVLRSRAERILATLTGDASAFEHAPGRGPAGQDNPAADMMTDRCLPTSRLFGAASWRAALDVEPFRPLSGHTTVAHQELVAIDRFTGGVSGSAKYDIDAFHRPQFKGRLRLNLRRSRLEDVGLLVLLLRDLAEGDLSFGYGGTKGYGGTQAMVTVQVRGTTAGTQALPLPEETGGAGIDTPVSWSSIQDSALASPLREAVAAFRRLYCKGEAV; from the coding sequence ATGAGCGCATCTTTGCAGACTGCCGATCGGGTCCGGCGCTGGCGCATCGAAGGAGAGCTGACCACCCGGACGCCCCTCCATATGGGAAGCGGCAGCTTTGAGGCCCGCCAGGAGTTGCGACGCGCTCCGCAGACTGACGACATCGCCAAGGCCAAAGCGGTATTGCTCGATAGTGACCAGCGCCCCTGTCTGACGGGCAGCGGCCTGAAAGGAGCCATGCTGGCTTGGGCGAATGCCTATCTGCCCGACCCAGAGAGGGACCGGCTTTTGTTCGGCTGCGAGCCGGATGGGGACGGAAAAGGTCAGGGTGGACGACTGGAGTTTCAGACCGCCTTTCTCAGCCAAAACAAGGAAAACACGTCTCCATCCTCTTCGCCGACACCGTTTTGGATGTCAGATCGGCGGACCGACGTGGATACCGGCGTGCGCATCAACCGCGCCTCTGGCACCGCCCTGGACAAGCATCTCTTCTACAAGGAAGTTGTGGCGCCGGGGACCGCCTTCCGCATGGTTCTTGACTTGGATCTGCCGGCTTGCTGCACCGACAAGGGGCACGCGCTGGTCAATCGCGTCTTGGCGCTGCTGGAAGCGTTCAACCTCTCGGATGACGACCGCGTCCCGCCCCTGACCCTGGGCGCCATGACGGGACGGGGCCACGGGCGCTTTGCCTGGAGGCTGACAAACCTGTCGCGCGTCACCGACGCCTCGGCGCGGACCTGGATCGACAAGGGAGCGCCCGGGACCTGGGCGGCGGCGCTAACGCCGGTGCCGGACAAGGGACCATGGCAGACGACGGCGAAGGCCACGCTTGAGGTGGTTCAATCCCCAGCCACCCTCGTTTGCGAGGTAACGCTGACATTCGATCACCGCTTCCTGATCTCGGAGCCGGCGCGCGTCGTTACCGAGGACGAGGCGAGGACGCGCTCTGGCAAGACCCGCACGGCCGGCATCATGCCCAAGGTGGATGGCAAGGGAAACGCCGTGCTGCCCACCGCTTCGATCAAGGGGGTCCTGCGCAGCCGGGCCGAACGCATCCTGGCGACGCTGACCGGCGACGCGTCTGCGTTCGAGCACGCCCCCGGCCGCGGCCCCGCCGGCCAGGATAATCCGGCGGCGGACATGATGACCGATCGCTGCTTACCCACCAGCCGTTTGTTTGGAGCCGCGTCCTGGCGCGCGGCGCTGGATGTGGAACCGTTTCGGCCCCTGTCGGGCCATACCACGGTCGCGCATCAGGAATTGGTGGCCATCGATCGCTTCACCGGCGGCGTCAGCGGCTCGGCCAAATACGACATCGACGCCTTCCACCGCCCCCAATTCAAGGGCCGCCTGCGCCTCAATCTGCGCCGAAGTCGACTAGAGGACGTTGGCCTGCTGGTCTTGCTCTTGCGCGATCTGGCCGAGGGCGACTTGAGCTTCGGCTATGGCGGGACCAAAGGCTATGGCGGCACCCAGGCCATGGTCACCGTTCAGGTGCGGGGCACCACGGCGGGAACCCAGGCATTGCCACTGCCGGAAGAGACCGGCGGTGCGGGGATTGACACGCCGGTTTCGTGGTCTTCCATCCAAGACAGCGCCCTGGCTTCGCCGCTGAGGGAGGCCGTCGCGGCGTTTCGCAGGCTTTATTGCAAGGGGGAAGCGGTCTGA
- a CDS encoding RAMP superfamily CRISPR-associated protein, which translates to MIAAQAPIRHHRLTIDLTVQAPVLVHATGMGRPGLDSPTLRNARKQIILPGTLVHGRVRTALTELGELAGVSPDDCKAWFGAEGQNRHQRAKAVVFDDFICTTAPNETERSAGTDEIVRIRLDQESGAVQRGMLQVIEAPFPVGQQVTFEGHVRVAVGDDELSRVCKAIRLALAWNTQVGALRTLGFGRVLSVSVGDRPADEPPAPDLSDLDLRPRVASDADPEAVTMVLRFHQPLCVPARTLSNNLFVSDTILSGATLKGAIAAQWSAALGTPSSHIDQEDYDSTRPHLSAAFARLRVGSFLPVALARPEGWSADRMRRPVALPLTLGAAGDDTIRDLRTCEPDTVFQISKTGETFFSAPRFAPDWKDDDVAAADRARGWHEPDKDLRVRTSIDHERRRSEDSKLFAYETVLTDKHQWIGEIGLNDASPGETERVLAELKDLLGETGLWWVGKTKAGATVTWCDGQILEDHLSHGPVTGNSVAWRLVLQTPALMLGPDLSEDTDAEALFKATATYWSEASEGAVRLTRHWSRQHLWGGAYAAHSYQANHPYRPFLLTDPGAVFCLEAADGQDSRAREYLTKWRRQGLPLTRSLADHYGLGADPAEWWQGTPFVPENGYGVIHLDPALPKTMPLAQAREGVVEISMTMETQP; encoded by the coding sequence ATGATCGCCGCACAAGCGCCAATCCGCCACCACAGGCTCACAATCGACTTGACGGTACAGGCGCCGGTTCTCGTCCACGCCACGGGCATGGGCCGGCCCGGCCTCGACAGCCCCACTTTGCGCAATGCCCGCAAGCAAATCATTTTGCCCGGCACCTTGGTGCATGGCCGCGTGCGGACGGCTTTGACGGAACTGGGCGAACTGGCCGGGGTGTCGCCCGATGATTGCAAGGCGTGGTTCGGCGCCGAGGGACAGAACCGTCACCAGCGCGCCAAAGCGGTGGTGTTTGATGATTTCATCTGCACCACCGCACCAAATGAAACTGAGCGCTCTGCCGGAACGGATGAGATCGTGCGGATCCGCCTGGACCAGGAAAGCGGCGCGGTCCAGCGCGGCATGCTGCAGGTGATCGAAGCCCCGTTTCCAGTGGGGCAGCAGGTGACGTTCGAGGGCCATGTGCGCGTGGCGGTCGGGGACGACGAGCTGTCGCGGGTGTGCAAGGCCATTCGGCTTGCGCTGGCCTGGAACACCCAGGTGGGCGCGCTGCGCACCCTGGGCTTCGGGCGGGTGTTGTCGGTGTCGGTGGGCGACAGGCCAGCCGATGAACCGCCAGCCCCTGACCTTTCAGACCTGGATCTGCGGCCCCGCGTCGCATCCGATGCCGACCCCGAGGCCGTAACGATGGTCTTGCGATTCCATCAACCGCTCTGTGTGCCGGCACGCACTCTGTCCAACAATCTTTTCGTTTCGGACACGATACTCTCCGGGGCGACCCTGAAAGGGGCCATCGCCGCCCAATGGAGCGCCGCCCTGGGCACGCCGTCTTCGCATATCGATCAGGAGGACTACGATTCGACGCGCCCCCACCTGTCGGCGGCCTTCGCGCGCCTGAGGGTGGGATCGTTCCTGCCCGTCGCCTTAGCGCGCCCTGAAGGGTGGTCAGCCGATCGGATGCGGCGCCCCGTCGCCTTGCCACTCACCTTGGGTGCAGCCGGGGACGACACAATCCGGGATTTGCGGACGTGCGAACCCGATACCGTTTTTCAGATCTCGAAAACAGGCGAGACCTTTTTCTCCGCCCCCCGATTCGCCCCCGACTGGAAAGACGATGACGTCGCCGCCGCCGATAGAGCCCGTGGTTGGCACGAGCCGGACAAGGACCTCCGGGTGCGCACCAGCATCGATCACGAGCGGCGGCGGAGCGAAGATTCCAAACTGTTCGCCTACGAGACGGTTCTGACCGATAAGCACCAATGGATCGGCGAAATCGGCCTCAATGACGCGTCTCCGGGAGAGACCGAGCGGGTTCTGGCCGAACTGAAAGACCTGCTTGGCGAAACCGGCCTGTGGTGGGTAGGAAAGACCAAGGCCGGTGCCACGGTAACATGGTGCGATGGGCAAATCCTGGAAGACCACCTGTCGCATGGGCCGGTGACCGGAAACAGCGTCGCTTGGAGGCTCGTGCTGCAGACTCCGGCGCTGATGCTGGGACCGGACCTGTCCGAAGACACCGACGCCGAGGCCTTGTTCAAGGCCACCGCAACCTATTGGTCCGAGGCGTCTGAAGGCGCTGTTCGCCTGACGCGCCACTGGTCGCGACAGCACCTCTGGGGTGGCGCCTATGCGGCCCATAGCTATCAGGCCAATCATCCTTACCGACCGTTTCTGCTCACCGATCCCGGCGCGGTGTTCTGCCTGGAAGCGGCCGATGGCCAAGACTCTCGGGCACGCGAGTACCTGACCAAGTGGCGTCGTCAGGGCCTACCGCTGACAAGATCCCTAGCAGACCATTACGGCTTGGGCGCCGACCCGGCCGAGTGGTGGCAGGGAACGCCATTCGTTCCCGAAAACGGCTACGGCGTCATCCATCTCGATCCCGCCTTGCCAAAGACCATGCCGCTCGCGCAGGCAAGGGAGGGCGTGGTGGAGATATCGATGACCATGGAGACCCAGCCATGA